Part of the Spea bombifrons isolate aSpeBom1 chromosome 3, aSpeBom1.2.pri, whole genome shotgun sequence genome, tatatttttcctttatttggATGTCGAGTCCTTTATCTCCAGAGAAAATGGATAAGGACAAAAATCCCACTCTGAAAAAATCAGCATTTAAAGCATGACGCTTGCACTGAATGTTCTGTTCCGCTTCCAGAAGGCTGCAGGAAAAAATTGTGTAATCCATGCTCAGCCGAAAATCTGGCCAAAGAGAAACACAAGGATATGCAAAGTTTCTTGGGATGGTTCCAGGAAAATTTGGTGCAAACTTTTGAATCATTCAAACGAGAGAAAGAAATGAAACCTTGCAGAAGGTCCAGCTCATCTTCCATGTCGGAATTATCTTCTGGTGAATGCTCCCTAAGATCTGCTCCATTTTCATGTGAGGAATCCGAAGAAGCGGGTTTCCCTTCCCAAGGATGGAGAAGGTTCGTTAAATAAGTTACAGGGGTCTTTCAGGATTCCAAGCACCTTCAATGTAAGGGTTTTCTGGTTTTGCCAAAATTCATAGGATTCGTGCAGTGGGAGTGAAAAAATCCAGGCAAAATTTCAAGCTACAAGAAgatgaaaaatgggaaaatctAACTAAAGTAGATATTCAATGGTTCTGACAGGTATAGGACAATGCTACAGACAATCCATGGATCATGGGAATCATTACAGAAGGCTACAGAATAAGATTTATGGATATTCCTACTCCTCAATTCCTTCTACGCTTTCAATTCAGAGTCCTTTCCTTTTGGTCTTACCACAGCCCCAAGGGTCTTTACGGAAATCTTAAGTCCCTTAGTTGCTGCATTAAGAGAAGGAGTGTCAATTGTGCCTTACCTGGATGactgttttaataaaagcaagatCGCCAACAATTTTTCAAGAAGATTTACAGAGAACCATCCTATTCCTTCAACAGCATGGTCGGGTAATCAACTGGGAGAAATCCGATCTGATACCAACTACCAAGCTATGGTTTTTAGGTCTTCTGGTGGATTCACAGGCACTCCGCCTCTTCcttccaaataaataaataaaaaatattaaaagaagcGTCGACTCTTCAAAAAGCTCCTCAGTAAGAAAAGCTATGAGCGTTCTGGGTCTATTAAAAGCTTCTATCCCTGCAGTCGCATGGACAAGGGCTGATATGAGACCTCTTCGATGGGAAAttctcaaacttttttttttttttttatgccagaAGAGGGTTCTGGCACAACTAAATTGGTGAGAGTTTTGGAACATCTCTCCAGGGGCATGCCTGTTCAACCTCCAGAGAGGGTTATGATTACCACCGAGATATGCAAAACTGGATGGGGAGCCCGCTTACATTAACAATTCAGACAGGGGTGCTAGTCGCTGGAGGACACAGCACAATCGTAAAATTTCAGGAAACTAAAGGCTGTCCTTATGGCCCTCATAGCTTTTTGTCTGTGGATAAAAAACAAAGCGGTCAGATTACAATCAACCGCACCTTGTTCTCATACCTAAACGGGCAAGGAGGAACAAGGATCAGGAAACTACAGTTTTTATGCACAGAGATAATGGAATGGGCTCAAAGGAATCTGATGGCAATTTCAGCAACTCACATAAAGGGAGCAGATAATATTGCAGACGATTAAGCAGAATGAAGTGGTCTGAAACAGAATGGTCTCTGGGCCACGAGATGTTTTCCGTTCTGATTTCAGGATTTGGCATCCTGGAAATAGACCTCATGGCCACTCTGGAAAACTGGAAAGTAGCGATCTTTGCACCCCTTTACAGATGGGGTTTCCCAAATTTTGTAGACGTGTTCTCTTTCCGTTGTTTTCAGGATGACATATATTTTCCCCCAGTGGCTCTAATCTCgagtatagttaaaaaaaaaatccggaCAGACAAGGCTCGGGTGTTAGCAATAATTCTATATTGGCCAAACCGCAACTGGTTTTCAGAACTAAAACAGCTTACAATTGCATATTGGGTACTTCCCCAAACAGAAGGCTTGCTAGACTACAGAGATCTACTCCCAGAAACTGTAGCCATGTTCAGATTGATAGCTTGGCTTCTGTAAGGATGATTCTTCAAGAGCACTGTGTAGAAGGTGAGATGGCATCTGTTCCTCTTAATTCAGTGAGACAGTCTACCTCAAGTATATGACTTAGAGTATGGAAAAAGCTTCTCTCATGGTGTTTGATCTATGGATTCAACGTCCCCATTCTCCCTCTGAGGTTATTCTCCAGTTCCTTCCAACACCAAGTCAGTTTCTACTAGTTGATTTGGCCTTGAATCTTCttattaaaagatttttttaaagctgaCAATTTGAAACGTCCACCCAagaagtcttttttttcctcctgggATTTATCTTTGGTTTTAAAGGATCTCTGTGCAGCTCCATTTGAACTACTGGAAGACGTTTCTTTAAAGATGTTGTCCCTGAAGACGGTTTTTCTAGTGGCCATCACATCGGCCCGAAGAGTCGGTGAATActgtctctctcttcttcctAAGACTTCACCATATTCCATCAAGATAAAGTTGGTTTGCATCTCAAACCTTCCTTCCTAAAGTCATATCCAAaaccaatatactgtattggctcgaatataggccgcacttttttccctatattcggggtctagcgcccgacgccagGGACATGCAGTGccgggtgccgggcaggcagcggggttaggatcaGTGGTAAAATTTCTCCCATTCATGTTAAAGCTCACTCGACAAGAGCCATGTCAGTATCATGGGCTGAAAAAGCAGCTGCTTCACGGGAAGATATCTGCAAAGCGGTGACCTGGTCATCCTTTAATACATTCCTGAGCCGCTGCAGGCTAGATGTTTTTTTCCACCTCTGAATCTTATTTTGGGCTAAAGTTGCTACAGGCAGTGCATAACAGATCTATATCCCTCATGTACTGCCACTAGATTTTCttactgtaaattattttttcccaaatgTAGTGGCAGTACGGATTTCCCTCCCATACTAtatactaaaacattttttgagcaTCTCTGTTGTCTTGTGACTTACTGTGTAGcttgagggggggggcatattttATAGGTAAGGAGGAAGGGAATAACTGTTTCACTTAAGTTTTACAGACAATTTGTCCCCTTAAGAGCACACCCTTGTGTACTGCGActatatttggggaaaaaatatttatggtaAGACAATTTCTGGGTTTTTATATGTTAAAGTGGAAACCAAATTGTGCAAGGAACGTTGGAGCTAGATGATTGTGTGTGGTAGGGGGTGCAAAGCTGCTGGAATTTCTGTTTTTGGAAGGAGGGGAGAGGGGTGGCTTTATGATGTAGTGGGGGTTGGCTGTTAGGACTGGCAGAGTTTGTGTGCAAGGGTGGGACAAGGGGCTACTAGTTTTTGTTGTGTGAGGGAGGCAGGGGTGCTGGATTTTCTTGTGTGCAAGGTAGATACCAGAGCGGCTGTTGGATATTGTTACATATAAGGGAAAATGTGGAGcttctgatttatttatttattttgtatgttgaACGGAAGGATAGGAGCTGCTGGATTTTGTTGTGTGCATGAGAAGAGCAGGAGGCTTGTAGGAGTTTGTTGGAATAAAGGTTCAGGGGTCTACCAGGTCTTGTTGCGTGAATTGGTGGAGGTTGTTGGATTTTGTTTCCTAAGGATGGGAAAGGGGGCCAAATGATGGTGTTGTGTTCATCAAGCTGCAGCATAGTGTTTAGTATCTGCGTGTGGGTACAgtggtctttaaaaaaaaggaagaaagtgTTATTTTAACGGCACTGCTAATAGCACAGATGTAGAAGCTGTAAGGTTGTGTGGCAAATGGGCAATGCTTCTACATTGTTTTGTGCGGTCATACATCATGGCCAGACATTTATCAGAGGTTTAACTACCTACAGCAGACCTTTCCGCGCATTTGTGTGTAGCAGATGCTTGTTGGCTGTAGCCATAATTAATTTGTTATTGCTGCAtgtatttttccaaaaaaacaccTAGTTCTAACTCCATCTCCTGTGATTCAGTGGTTTGTGACAtccatttttatattcttttgggGAGTTTACCTTTTAAAGGAGAGTATATTCATTTACTGATTAACACCTGAGTcgtacatcaggaaaaatttCCAGACTAAATGGGACGAGTGGTTATCTGCTGCCTAATTCTAGGCTTCTATATACATCAAAAAGGATATTTTACTGTTAAAGGTGATAATTTAAAGATTGTGTCTCCATAGGTAACTGCATTAGACAACCATGGGGTTCCTAGAGACATAGAACTAATCCAATTAGATGGTCCTGGTGACACTTCCTCTGATGAAGAACTGGGAACTATTAGAGATACAGAGGAGAATGAATTTCTTGGCATAATTGACACAGAAGATCTTAAAGCTCTGGAAGAGGGAGACAGTGCATCTGGTGATTCAACCAGCAATAGCAGTGATGATGAAGATCCAGAGATTGATGTCATTGAAGAGGTACCATTACGTTAACTTTTTATAATGAAAGTGCTATGTTACTTTATTCCTACAAATGAATTGCCAGCAACACTCATGGTTGTATGAAATGTGTATGCCCTTGTCTGCGTTACCATATGTAGACCATGCCTGGTCAGATTGTTTTTTGTGCGTGTTGTAATTTGTAGAACATCATCTATGCATCTGAAGCATCTAAACCATACACCATCAAAAAGACACTGAGCAAACATGGGGTTCAAGGCGAGACACAAATCACTCTGCTCCTAGGAGATGTATCTTTACTGGATGGTCTCATACTGGTGAAAAGCAAATGCATTCCACAATAGGAATCTCTTACCGGTGGTTACGTTTCGTGGGACAGTTTTATGATCTGGTGAAAAATTTGCTGCACCAGGACCTGGATGAACTGTCATCATTAAAGGAGCCGTGACTTCTGCTTTGTATTGGATAATTCTACGCAAGAGTGTCGGGCCATTAGATGATAAGCTTAAATGCAACTGTGTAATGCTGCAAGACAATCATACAAAACACGTCATTGGGTTCCTAACTCGGCTACCAAGGTTTTGGTGGAAAAGCTAAACTGGTTTAAACTATGGAGCTGCTGTCGGCTATTATTAACATTAGTAgtgttacatacatacacacatataggtgtgtgtatatgtaaaaatatatatatatatatatatatatatatatatatatatatatatatatatatatgtgtgtctatacatacatacacacacacacacacacacacacacacatatagatagatatataatatgcgTGGCTACCCAGGGTTAACTCAATGGATTATCAGATTGTGTTTACTAACTCCCTCCACCAGGGACACGGACACTGTGTATTTGGGGTATTGGCTAATTTGAGTTTAGTTTTCTGTAAACTCTCAGTTGGTAAGGGGTAGAGTTGTTGGTAAGGGAGTTGTCTGCATATCCCCTAGCTCAGACCTCATTGATTTCATTGGTTGCCACAAGAtttctgcacttttttcccGAAATGCTTATTTTTATGTGAGTCAGCCACGGACCATGGTAGGTTCCCCTTTAAAGGCAAAGCTTAACcacaaacatttttactaaatatCCTGAGATGCAAATGTTTAATCTTTAGGTCCTCTAGTAGGTATAGTAGCTTCACACTTGTGTATTAGTTGGGCGTCTATTGTATAAAGTGACTTCCCTTATCATGTTACTGTTTGAAATTGAGTTATATTTGATTTGGTTGATTTATAGGACCCTTTGAATTCTGGGGATGATGTGAGTGAACAAGAAGTTCCAGACCTATTTGACACTGACAATGTTATAGTTTGTCAGTATGATAAGGTACATTTTGGTATAAAGTTTGACTTTATTTTGCATTGTATTGTACACAGTCTGTGACCATTTTATTGTGTCTCCTTTATTAAGATgtatttacatttcaaatttaCACCGTTATAcaaggctgtacactcactacattGTCGCAGAGTGTCATTTTTCAGTGTCgtcacatgaaaaaataaaatatttacaaaaatgtaaagtgtactcacttttgtgagatactgtatatatgtgtgtgtgtgtacatataagaaatatcaatatatctctctctccccccctctctctccccctctctctctccctctccctccttctctctctctctctctctccctctctctctctctctcccgatatatagatatatatatatataatataatttatttaaagaaaatgaaacatgAGTACCGGCACctcattttgtacaaaaaaaagcaagtcTAAAACTTTCTTTATGCTTTTGCAGCTTCAACTTGCCTGTTCTTGGAGAACCGTTTGGTCCTTGTTGAAAATGCATAGCAAAGTCTCTTAACTGACATCCTTTTAACATAGCATAAATTCAATAATAGTAGTacactctaaaaaaaaatttatattgcGTCCTTAAATTTGCTGTAAGTAatgaattttctttttcaattgtTAGATTCACCGgagtaaaaataaatggaaattttACTTAAAAGATGGAGTCATGAGCTTTGGAGGAAAAGACTATGTGTTTTCTAAAGCAATTGGGGAAGCTGAATGGTAAATTATGCCCGATCCTGTATAATGTGTTAATTGTATGCAATGATGTtctattttcattaatattataaaaaaaacataagtaaGACTCGATTTTGTCCATGAAACCCCTTTGGCTATGTCTAGTAGACTTTGTTGTGTTACCAAAACTCAGTTGAGTTATCAGTATGCTCTGATATTAAAGCATTggattgctgattttttttttttggtatgggGTACAGATGtaatatgttttcatttgttaatTTAAACAATGTGCTTCATTCtatacttttatttagtttGCCCGTACACTTCTTTTGCCAGTACATTATAAAGcataggtttaaaaaaaatctggtaaCTTATCAGTAGTATTTTCTTTAGTAACTTTAAAAAACCTTGTTCTATAAATAACCTCTGCTTTTCAGACAAAATATTCACACGTTTCTTTTTGCACACTTGATGCAAAGATCCAGATCGACCTACGGTTTTATGAAAACTTATGTTAATGTCCCCAATAAtgcaaattattgtttttttgtttgaacaATTGACTCAAATGTTGAATCTAAGTTTATAGAATTTGATTGAGCATCTACTGACTACAAAGGATTATGTAAACTTTGTTCTttccaaattaaatttattaAGCAAGCAATATCAACATAGGTGTGTGTATTTTGTGGGtaattgtttatatattatctCCATTTCTACTTATTTGAATGTATATgcatgtaattgtatgtgtatgtgtttagatttattATATAGTGTGTGCATCCCAGTAGAAATTACAAGTGTCTGTGTTGGGTCTCAGATCAAGGATGATTAAAGGAACAGATGGATAACCCTGAGCATTGAGTTAAGCAATGCCTTGGGCTGGGCTTTCAGAACAGCATTGATATTGGTGGGCAATGAAGATTAAAATAAGTTCTCCTATGCAGCTGGTATGGTCAGTCACTTGTTAAAATCGGGTACAGTTATTGTAATttactcagccaatcagaagcctTGACCATGTGATCGGATAGGACTTTTGGTGGTATCGATCGACCAGAAAAGAGGAGCAGGAGATGAgagaaaaaatgaaagagaTAAGCCTGTGGATCCATGAGGTTCAATTAAAAATGATCCATTTGTGCAATTAAGCCTTATAAGGTTCTAACTGATACTGTGACGTTTCTTCTGGTAAATTTCTACTTTGAACAAAACTGAATCTCTTGTGAACAGAACCGTAGAGTTACTAATAATAAAGGGGTAATCTAGACAAAGAAGCAAGTGGTAAATGGAAATAGCACCACAACCGGTATAATCCATACAGGCCCTTgcaaaaaggcataaaaaaCAAAGCCATGACATAACCTCCTTCTTAAAGAGTGACCAGAACTGGTGCTACTTGGGGTGAAAATCCACTGAGTGCGCTGAAAGGCCAAAATACAAACTAAGAAATGACACGCTCCAGACAAAACATGGAAGCTGGACAAAAACACAAGACCTAAACATGCTACCTCTTTGAACTAGCACATGCATTTGCTCGTAAAATTTTGGTCTTGGTGTCGTACTATTACTCCATTAGAGGCAAAGACAATCCAGTGACAGGTCACCCGCAGTACCGTTATAGGGCTAATCAGCATCAGAACCAGGCACTGCCCAGGTAGACTTGGATTTCTCTATAACTCAACCTTCACCTGAGAACTGAGCATCTAATGACTGTTCCAGAACCAGTATGGGATAATGCTGAAGCACGCTTAGAATTAGCAGGTAGTAGGTTACCCTCAAGTGGCTTTTGTTCACTTAGATTTTTCTCATGTTGGACATTTTTCTAGATAGTGTTTTCCCATCAGATGTTACAACATGACCTGGGGCACCTAGAGGGTGTCTTGCTGTTTTTGTGGTTTACTTGAGTCAGACTTTTGCTTTCTCTGAAGTACTCCCAACTGCACAAATCCCTGTGGGTGTCTTGCAGATTTCCCAGGTGTTTTGGATTTACCATCCTCAGGATCACTCAGTGGAGAACTTGATAGGTTTTCTTCCTTTTAGAAGTAGTGCCTATATTCGAATCAGGTTCCCTGGCCTAGATTTTGACTTTATTGGGTACAGGAAGCTTAGATGGTTTTAATGGATAACATTATATTCTGTGTCCAGTTTCcccacaataaaacataaaatgcccTTAAGTCTCCTCAAGTCTGCATTCCGACTTTAGTGAGAGGTTCACATTTAAAGCTTTTCTTTGGGGAAGCGCTAAGATAGGGCACTTCGGATAAGAAACACCCGTCCGGAGcaacagcaggagaaacagccAAACGCATCACAAGCACAAGGCAGAAACTGgaatacaaaggccctgtttgcaATCCATTCCCATTAAAACCATTCCGTCACTAAAACCACCTACTGAAGTAACTTTTATCTCAGAGATCACAAATACAAAGCAATTGCTTACAAAACAAGTCAAAACAATTAGGTGTTGTTCATGCCAAGCCTAAATTATACCAATAGATGGGTAAATATTATGGATACAATAAATGGCTTTAAATTTTAGATGTGTACAACTAATTCACCTTATGAATTTGTTcatgccatttaaaaaaaaccaaacacgtTCCGTTGTGTGAACTGGATGGATCAAAGGTcactaaacaataaaaatggacCATCGCTGGTACATTAATTACATGTTCCTTTATGTGTACTTTGCAGCCTCCCAGAAGTTCTCTACTTCAGCACCCAGCTCTCCACAAAAGAAATGGTAAGTTGAAGGCATGTTTGGAATCTCAGGGAGTAATACAACAAACATGGCAATACAATTCATGGGAGAAAGAGTAAGAGAAGACCAATACCGGGCAGCTTTTACAACTTAATGGTGGTAGTCAACACACTACAGTTGTGAGCATAAGTTTAAAATTCAGACATCCATGCAAAGTGCACAATGAGGGGAAACAGACCACATGCCAAGCAAACTGCAGTGTGGTGGGCATACTTGACTGGTATTAGGCACAGATAACTTAATACATTAATCCCTTGGTAAATCTAAATTTCGGACAGGTTGTCAAACAAGTAAATAGAATTTTAGTTTCTGTCATGAAAAGTGGTTGTGTTTTTCCCTTCTAACTTAAAGAGATCAGAACTCAGTGATTGACATCTGCTGACCAAACAATGGAAAATCCGAGAAGTGACCTATGAAACTTCCACAAAACACACCGTTATgagaatgtattattattacaattatgattaataataatcataaataattAGTAATAACACAAGAAAATATAATACTCAAGGTGCATAGCTTTGTTGTCCATCACATCACTGGaacttttgtttaattttaatcaatttcattttattaatgtagcttattttttttgtaattgtttattttacttctaaAAATTAATTACAAGAGAAATAATGATAAACCTAAGTCAATACATATATGTAGGAAGGTACATATATCTATTTACTTAGGTTTATCATTATTTCTCTTGTAGTATAAAATGCGAAATACTAGCTTAAcactagataaaataaaataatgaacacGTACTGATAATTAATctagattttattttcatatgtatttattgagAGATTTCAGTTGTAACCCCATTTCTGCAAGGTATTGTGATTCAATCAAATGTGCTGGTCTAGTTTAAATTGCTATGTTAGGAAGGACAGCGATTTTGTGAAATAGGGAAGTTAGATGGGTATAGGCTTTCATTGTTagcatagataaaataaaatagaatggaTATTTTTAATCTGTGTGAAATAGTGACAAACAGTTTTACTTTGCAATTAGAACCCTATGGTAGTGTGTTTAGATGTGGGATGACTGTCACAAGAGAATATGATTCCCAGGAGAGATGTAGGGGCATTGGCCTTCCTCCAGAATTGGAAACATAGAtttgacatcacaatcaaaTACATGTTAGTAAGCAATACAAGTTAAGTCTTTGACACAAGAAGATATTATGCtgttaaatgtgtgtgtagatCACTGCCTGTATTTGAAGACAACACACAAAGAGAAGACAACGAGGAAGCAATGCTCCTGATTTTATTCATTTGATGGGTAAGAATAACTATGCGATGGGAATGTAGCCActaaaagcagaaaaaaggcTGTTGTATTTGTGGAGTGTGTATTATCTAtcctgtaatttttttcacaattaTCAAACTTCCGCGTGCGAAAGTTATATTGTGTACAGCCacctacatgaaaaaaaatgtataaagttatgcaatgcacagaaaaaattaaatcagaactaaattaatattactgtGTGTAATGACAAGAATGCCTAATATACCACATGAAAGATCGATGCGACTAGGATTCCTTTTCGTCCAAACACCTATATGTATATGACTTTTGTTATGTTGcagaaaaaacatgaatttaatAAGAATACATAAACCAGCAGAAGGGTAATCATTTACCAACTTAATGTTGGATTTTTTAAAAGGGCCTAATGGTCAGTTGTATAGACATGCTATAAATCTTCCAAGGTGTATTTTGAATTATTATAAACAAATTGAAGTCAGCAATAATTATTTGGAGCAAAAGTTATCACTAACAGACATTTATGATATATActatcatttacatatacaactGTGTTTTGAGAATCCACCCATTTTCCCCTAAAttgaaaattaacttttttcccAATGGACAAGCATGTATTCTGTCATTTGACAAAACCCTTTTTAGTTTTCAACACAATGTAAATCATTCCAGGCACATATCTCTGCTTTTTCTTgcaatatttaatacaaaaatatacattttatacaacaaTGAAATTTGTAACTTTTTAATAGGACATCCTATGTACATAAATATGCAAAGATGGTATTTaccaaaatattacattgttGATGTAAAATCCTGGAACTCTTTGGTATATGCAGTCTAAAGAATAGTACCAACATATGGTAGTTATTGTTAACTGTCTGGGCTTTGAAGCTTGTCATTCACCTTTAAATACTGGCAATCGAAGGTAGCCAAGTGTAGGTCAGcatgtgatgttttttttggtcCGGTATACAAACTGTCAGTTTTGCAGTTGGAGGTGTAGTTTGTAAAATTGTTCACTCTGTAAAGTTCTGCTTGAGTCTTGCAACAACCAAACTTGCTCATGAGTAAAAAGAAATCCCTTCGGAATGCTTTTGTAAAGATTGCATAAAGAAACGGATTTGCGCAGGAGTTTACCGGATAAAATAAGACCAGGAGGATTTTAGAATTTGTTACAGTGATGAGGGGAATTTTAAATGCAGCAGAAATAGCAAAGAATGATATTGGTGCCATGCATGTGAAGTCTGTGAAGATCAAGACCGCCATCTTTTTCGCTATTTTGGTGTCTTTGTTGGTTGGTGTGATCTCGGGATTTTGAACAGCTATATAAATTTTAATGTAGCAGGcacaaataattataaaagcAATTACATTGAGCACTAAGATGATTATTATATATGCTTGGGAAAGGGGGGTTTCTATGTCCATAGGTAGGCAGATGCTGACCTTTATATAATTGCTAACCCCAAAGAGTGGTAACCCTGCAATTAAAAGCGAGAATATCCAACCCCCCAACATGATTGAAATGGCATGTCGTAAGCGGAGCTTTCGGTCCAGTTGCATCGCGTAGGTTATCGTGTGCCATCTTTCAACAGTGATTACAGTCAGTGTGTAAACAGAAAGCTCACTTGAGAATACGGTGAAGAAGCCGGCCGCGCTACAGCCACTCCCTGTTTGCCAGTCGATTGCATGGTTATAATACTGACTTTTAGTTTTGGAGTCCACTGATGCAATAAGCAACAAATAAATTCCCATACAAAAGTCTGCAAAGGACAGGTTGCACATCAGAAAACGAGGAACGGTAAGTTTGTAATGACTGGTAAGCAGGACAAAGAGCACAACGGCATTACCAGCAATTGCAAGTATGCTGATAAACCATATCAACACTCGGAGAAAGTCATATCCCATAATGTCTTCGCAAGGGTTGAAAGCATCTGGTTCTGGATTGCATCTGAGGGTCTTAGGTTGACAAAGGAACTCATAGTCTTCACTCATTTCtgcactgaaaaaaagaaattacattgCATGATTTAACCCATCCATAAGAACTAGTGAAGTGAGTTTTTAATATTCCCAGATTCAGATGGTAACAAATTTGAAACTTTCACTGTTATGTGAATAGTTTATAACACTACCCTTGTGTTACAA contains:
- the LHCGR gene encoding lutropin-choriogonadotropic hormone receptor, with product MLTLNLFYLFLYLAYLKPTRSVQTNGCKLCDCSGASLTCPGHLAGSRTPGLHLSFSHFCFKVIPSEVFQNFHQDIITIAISQSDSLERIHNYAFFNLPNLTELTIRNTKHLVHIGCGAFANLPKLKYLSICNTGIRKFPDVTKIISFELNFILEIYDNLHITTIPANAFQEMNNEPLTLKLFRNGFEDIQGYAFNGTKLDQLFLNDNNNLQHIHNDALKGATGPNRLDITSTHLDHLPSYGLEFIQVLVAEKSYHLKKLPALDKLSNLLEARLTYPSHCCAFTNMRIREQNAALSYFENFTKQCDTTPRNQTNETYFSSMHPESEMSEDYEFLCQPKTLRCNPEPDAFNPCEDIMGYDFLRVLIWFISILAIAGNAVVLFVLLTSHYKLTVPRFLMCNLSFADFCMGIYLLLIASVDSKTKSQYYNHAIDWQTGSGCSAAGFFTVFSSELSVYTLTVITVERWHTITYAMQLDRKLRLRHAISIMLGGWIFSLLIAGLPLFGVSNYIKVSICLPMDIETPLSQAYIIIILVLNVIAFIIICACYIKIYIAVQNPEITPTNKDTKIAKKMAVLIFTDFTCMAPISFFAISAAFKIPLITVTNSKILLVLFYPVNSCANPFLYAIFTKAFRRDFFLLMSKFGCCKTQAELYRVNNFTNYTSNCKTDSLYTGPKKTSHADLHLATFDCQYLKVNDKLQSPDS